A single genomic interval of Acetobacteraceae bacterium harbors:
- a CDS encoding MlaD family protein: MLIVALGFTAYIGAHRHVFSGATLQYTALFNSANGLRPGAEVMVSGVTVGQVNMITIDKDTDLAKVVFSIDKNLPLTVDASVAIVAPDMTSDNALMVNPGHASARLNPAEMITSTTDQLSLEQQVSDYIFGGHLQ; the protein is encoded by the coding sequence GTGCTGATCGTCGCCTTGGGCTTTACCGCTTATATCGGGGCACATCGCCATGTGTTCAGTGGCGCGACGCTTCAATATACTGCGTTGTTCAATTCCGCGAACGGCCTGCGACCGGGTGCGGAGGTGATGGTCTCCGGCGTCACGGTGGGTCAGGTCAATATGATCACCATCGATAAGGATACGGATCTCGCAAAGGTCGTTTTCAGTATCGATAAGAACCTGCCCTTGACCGTCGATGCCTCTGTCGCGATCGTCGCGCCGGACATGACGTCCGATAATGCTTTGATGGTCAATCCCGGTCATGCGTCGGCGCGGTTGAATCCGGCGGAGATGATCACGTCAACCACGGACCAGTTATCACTGGAACAGCAGGTGAGTGACTATATTTTTGGCGGCCATCTGCAGTAA